A part of Desulfomicrobium baculatum DSM 4028 genomic DNA contains:
- a CDS encoding N-acetylmuramoyl-L-alanine amidase — protein MSLRKSLGIVLTLALVLGFACTALASAKSEYTRGVSAFNSLLANEKRSGLRTEWEAVMKPFLRAVGADPKSEYAPRSMFFLGRCYEELARRSFSRTDRLKALEAYDRMLAVYPKHGWADDALFRMGLVWLEQFKDPVRASKVFTAVLNDYPKGDKVPEARERLAQIPGGEPAKTAAPAQAKPAEAKAAAAPKQAAVPAAKLKDGLTLLGIRHWSSPDYTRVVMDITQDAHYERALVEKAKNGNKQLQITLQQAGIAADVMPVRTIGDGILSQIQVAPDPAGGALITFDLMAMDHYRVFTLPEPYRVVIDIYGKAGEAAHKPQSVAAATDAEVDHVQAALAELQAKQAQPASPKKAATIKQAGQVPATKSTAAKTKTPVQTAAKGTKAPANTTPEIKVSSTQKKYTGSLVEQLGLKVRTIMIDAGHGGKDPGAVANSLHEKNINLRMARILGEMLKAQGFEVHYTRTADTFIPLEERTAMANAKNADLFISVHCNAHKDKNVKGLEVYYLNLATDAQAVRVAARENGVSAKKISDMQFILSDLMLNSKINESRQMASIVEAETLRVMRPKYSLASHGSKGAFFYVLTGARMPSILVELGYLTNPAEASKLNTDAYLASMAQGLTRGVVAYKKKLERFALNESGKS, from the coding sequence ATGTCTTTAAGAAAATCGCTTGGAATTGTTCTTACCTTGGCCTTGGTGCTGGGGTTTGCCTGCACGGCTCTGGCTTCGGCCAAGAGCGAGTATACGCGTGGGGTCAGCGCCTTTAATTCGTTGCTTGCCAATGAAAAAAGGTCCGGGCTGCGGACGGAATGGGAAGCGGTCATGAAACCCTTCCTGCGCGCCGTGGGGGCCGATCCCAAGAGCGAGTACGCGCCCCGCAGCATGTTTTTCCTCGGCAGATGCTACGAGGAACTGGCCCGGCGCTCTTTTTCCCGAACCGACCGGCTAAAAGCCCTTGAAGCTTACGACCGCATGCTGGCCGTGTATCCGAAGCATGGATGGGCCGATGACGCCTTGTTTCGCATGGGGCTGGTCTGGTTGGAGCAGTTCAAGGATCCGGTAAGGGCGTCCAAGGTTTTCACGGCTGTACTCAACGACTACCCCAAAGGCGACAAGGTTCCCGAGGCTCGCGAGCGCTTGGCTCAGATTCCGGGTGGCGAGCCGGCCAAGACGGCAGCGCCTGCGCAAGCAAAGCCTGCGGAGGCAAAAGCAGCGGCGGCCCCGAAGCAGGCCGCGGTTCCGGCGGCAAAGCTGAAAGACGGGTTGACCCTGCTTGGCATCCGCCATTGGTCCAGCCCGGATTACACCCGGGTAGTCATGGATATCACCCAGGATGCGCACTATGAACGCGCGCTTGTGGAGAAGGCCAAGAACGGAAACAAGCAGCTGCAGATCACCTTGCAGCAGGCCGGGATCGCGGCCGATGTCATGCCCGTGCGCACCATCGGGGATGGAATCCTCTCCCAGATTCAGGTCGCCCCCGATCCGGCCGGGGGAGCGCTGATCACCTTCGATCTGATGGCGATGGACCACTACAGGGTTTTTACCCTGCCGGAGCCGTATCGCGTGGTTATCGACATCTACGGCAAGGCCGGAGAGGCGGCTCATAAGCCTCAATCCGTTGCCGCCGCGACGGATGCGGAAGTGGATCATGTACAGGCGGCCCTGGCCGAACTGCAGGCAAAGCAGGCGCAGCCCGCCAGCCCCAAAAAGGCCGCCACGATAAAACAGGCCGGTCAGGTTCCGGCGACCAAGAGCACGGCTGCGAAAACCAAGACTCCCGTCCAGACGGCGGCCAAGGGAACCAAGGCCCCGGCGAATACGACGCCGGAGATAAAGGTCAGCTCAACGCAGAAAAAATATACCGGATCGCTGGTCGAGCAGCTTGGACTCAAGGTGCGTACCATCATGATCGACGCCGGACATGGCGGCAAGGATCCCGGCGCGGTGGCCAACAGCCTCCATGAAAAAAACATCAATCTGCGCATGGCCAGGATTCTGGGGGAGATGCTCAAGGCCCAGGGCTTCGAGGTGCACTACACCCGCACCGCCGACACGTTCATCCCCCTGGAGGAGCGCACCGCCATGGCCAACGCCAAGAACGCGGACCTCTTCATTTCCGTCCACTGCAACGCCCACAAGGACAAGAATGTCAAAGGACTTGAGGTTTACTACCTGAACCTGGCCACCGACGCGCAGGCCGTGCGCGTCGCGGCCCGCGAAAATGGAGTGTCTGCCAAGAAGATCAGCGACATGCAGTTTATTCTTTCGGACCTGATGCTCAATTCCAAGATCAACGAGTCAAGGCAGATGGCCTCCATAGTGGAGGCGGAGACGTTGCGGGTCATGCGCCCCAAGTACTCCCTTGCCAGCCATGGTTCCAAGGGCGCATTTTTCTACGTCCTGACCGGGGCGCGCATGCCATCCATTCTGGTTGAGCTTGGCTATCTGACCAACCCTGCGGAGGCCTCCAAGCTCAATACGGACGCGTATCTTGCGTCCATGGCTCAAGGGCTGACCCGCGGGGTGGTGGCTTACAAAAAGAAACTGGAGCGATTTGCCCTGAACGAATCGGGCAAATCCTGA